CTGAATCGGTCCAGGGCGCCCCGCGTTTCGAAAAACTCAACATCAATTTGCAGGGGCCCATTAGCGCAATCGAATTTCGCGACATTGGCGCGGGAGTTAAAAGGGCCGCCGACATCATCGACAAAATCGGCGCTATGGCGCCCATGTTCGTGGGCATGGCCGCCGCCAACGCCAAGCCCGAAGAATTAAAACCCATGCAAGACACCATCGCCCTGATTCCCAGCATCGCCAAAGTGGTCCGGAAGTTCGACTTTTTTGGCAACAGCTTAAGCGTGACCCGCCCCGGCCCGATGCCAAACACGTTCCTTAAGGAATCGGTCACCGAGGTACGATTGCCCAGCGGCGGCTAAAGAAAGCTAGCGGTGCACACGAATAACTAAAAACCGGCGCAAGCCGCCGAGTTTGCGCCGTACCGAACGCGGGCTCCTGTGGTATACTTCAGCCATGGGAGCTATCCACGTTACCGTCGCCGTTTGCAATCCTGCGGAACCAGAACGCCGCTGGGAAGGCCTGTTTCTTGTCGATACCAGCGCTACCGATTGCGTTGTGCCGGCGAATCGTTTACGGGAAATCGGCATTCTGCCGAGCGGCAAGCGAACCTACGAACTCGGCGACGGTTCCGAAGTTGTCTTGGACATCGGTGTCGGCCGCGTCGAATTCATGGGCGACATGGTCGGGGCGACAATCATCTTTGGCAAAGACAATATTGAGCCCATTCTAGGCGTTACCGCGCTGGAGTCGGTCGGCATCGAAATCGACCCAAAAAATCAGCGCCTCAAACGTTTGCCCGCCGTGCGGCTGAAGTGAGTATGTATAACACTCTGATTCGACGTGTCCTGCTTCCAGCGCGGTTTACTTGGCGATAGCGAGCAATTATGCTATGGCTGAGATCAGCATACGCTTGTGCGAATGATTTTCGCTAATTCAGAGTTGCATTGTACGGGAATGCTTTGCGATGAAATCTTCGAGTCGAAACGGTCAGCGGGTTGTGGATCCAAAATTAGACCGTGTTAGCCGCATCAAGCCGAAGCGACATAGCAAAAACGGATTTGGTAAAGGCGCGCTCATTAAGGGTATGACTAAACGCCTGCCGCATGAAATACTTGAAAATCCGCTATTTCAAGTTGGATTGAAGAGCATCATGAGGGGATATGCGGGAATCTATGCACTGTATCGCGGCAAAAAACTTTACTATGTGGGCCTTACCAAGAATCTCTTGGGACGTATTCGTTGGCATTTGAAAGATCGCCACGCTCAAAAGTGGGACAGTTTCGTTATCTTCCGGATAAAGCGAGTTAACTATCTCAAAGATGTGGAAACACTACTGACAAATTTAATCTCCACGCCCGGCAATCGAGTTAAAGGTAAGTTGCCCAGAGACGCCGACATAAATCGTATGTTGCGCATTATTCTGCGTGAAGAAACTGCCGAAATCCGTAAAATCGAAAAAGCGTTGCGATAATGATCTTCTGCCTGTAAACAAGAAACTTTATTGCCGCTGATTTCAAGCAAGGGTTGCTCGATGTCGACAGCGCGATCGAAAAATGTAAAGACAGTGGCCGAATTTCAGCGGCAGCCTATGGAGATTGTGAAACAGGTGCGAAAAACCAAGCAGCCTGTGACCATTACCATGCAGGGCAAACCGGGAGTGGTGGTCGTCGATGCCGCTACTTACCAACAACGGATCCAAGCGGCTAATCTAGCGAATCTGCTAGAGGCAGGAGAACAAGACGTGCGGGCCGGACGATTACGCCCTGCTGATCAAGTGCTGAAAGAACTTGGCCGTGCCAAAAAAACATCGCGTTGAAATTACGGTCACAGCAGAGCGCGATCTGTATGAAATCCGGGACTACATCGCTCTTGATAAACCAGTGGCAGCGCAGCGGTGGTTGCTGCGAATTGCGAAACAAATTCGCAGTCTGAAAACCATGCCGCTGCGGCACGAAGTCATTCCGGAAGCGCAAGAAATCGGCATCGAATACCGACACATGCTTTTGGGACCCTATCGGACGATTTATCGGGTGGAGAAGGAACGGGTGATTGTCGTTCGTGTGATACACGGAGCGCGATTGCTCGATCCATCTTTTTTGTTTGGTTCGGAAAACACTTGAAGCAGATACTCTCCTCTTCGAGTAGCGGCTAAATGGCGATGCCATCCGAAGCGCGACCAACGGTCGCGGCTTTATGGATTACGTCACTAGTCCCTTGGTCACCAGCATAAACACGTCTTCCAGCGTGGGGTCTTTGTCGTTGAAGCTGCGGATGCTGACGCCTTGGCGCGTAAGTTCTTCCAGCAGGTTGGCGACGCGGGCATCGTCGGCTTCCAGTTCCACGGTCACGCGATGATCGTCGATTTGCACGCCGCGGGTTTCGGGCAGGCTGCGAATGATGGAAAGGCCCGCTTCCAGGCCGCCATCAAGAAATTTGATTTCGATCAGCCGGTTGCGGTGGATGCGGCGGTAGACTTCATCGATGGGCCCGTTCAGCAGCAGTTGGCCGCGTTCGATAATGCCGATATTCGTGCAGCAATCGGCGAGCTCGCTGAGGATATGGCTGGAAATGAGGATGGTTTTGCCCATCCGCTGCAGCTCTTTCAGCAGCGCTTTGAATTCCAGGCGAGCGCGCGGATCGAGCCCGCTGGAAGGTTCATCCAGAATCAGCACGGGTGGATCGTGCACCAGGGTTTTGGCCAGGCACAGCCGCTGCTTCATGCCGCGCGACAGGCCGTTGACGAAATCGTCGCGCTTGCCAGTCAGATCGAGGAGTTCCAGAACGTCGCCGATGACTTGCTTTCGCTTGCTGCGCGGAATTTGGTAGGCCACGGCGAAAAAATCCAGGAACTCCCAAACTTTCATCCCGTCGTACACGCCGAAGTTATCGGGCATGTAACCGACCACGCGGCGGACTGCCAGCGGATCGCGCGTCACACTGTGGCCGGCCACCACTCCGTCGCCGTGGGTCGCTTTCAGCAGCGTGGCCAGGAAGCGGATGGTGGTGCTTTTGCCGGCGCCGTTGGGACCGATGAACCCGAACAACTCGCCCGCCCCAATGCGCAGGTTCAGACACTCAACAGCAGTAAAATCGCCGTAGCGCTTGGTGAAGTTGATAAGCTCAATCATGGGGTGGATCGATAAGTTCGCAATTCAAATAAACCGCAGAGGCGCGGAGACGCGGAGCAGCAACGAAGACATTTTATAAGGAAGCCAGGAAACCAGGAATGATGAGTTTTAGCAATGGCACAAAGCAAGCAAAATTTTGCATTGATTCCATTGGTCCTTTTTATTTTTCCTGCATTCTTGGATTCCTTATTCAAATTTCTGTTTTCTCTGCATTTCCTAATTCGCTTCTTCTCCTCTCTGCGTCTCCGCGTCTCTGCGGTTATTAAATCGTCAGGAATCGGTATCGGGTTTGTCGTCCGGCGGCGGTTCGCTTTCGTTCTCGCGCTCTTCTTGAGGTGTGGCGATGTCGCGGTGCGTGTTGCGGTCGGGTTGCGGCGGATTGGCCGAAAGCGCCGGATATTGCAAGTTTACCACCACCAGCGTGCCGCCCCGAGTGGCTTGGGAGGCGACCGGGTCAATTTGCAATCCCGGCAGCGGCCCATCGATGAGCGCCACCAGCCGCGTTTCTCCTTGTTGCAAGGTTTTGGAGCCGCGGACCAAATCGGCCAGGGGCTGCAAACTGAGTTTGGGGGCGCCAGCTTCGCCCGTCGAAAGATCGTACGACCAATCATTGGGAAACCGCGTTTCGTCGTCGATGCGTTCAAACGCCAGTTTCGCTTTGCGGCCCGGCGGCAAATCGCCGATCCAAGCCATTTCAAACACGTCGCCCACTGTGCGGCGGAGCCCGGCGGCGCGCTGCAAAATGAAGTTCGATTGATTGGTCACCGTCGCAGCAGTGCGATCGGCTACAGCTTCGGGCTTCGATTCAGCACCGGTCGGTTGGGTAGCGTCCTGGACCGCCTCATAGATGATCGGCCCGCCCGTGTTGATCATTTGCTCGGTGTGCAACAGCGAGGTGGAGTTAGACGAGATGCCGTAATCGGCAAGTTGGACGCTGGGCTCGCTTTGAAACGTGACGGAGTCGATCGCCTGGCCAGGCCGCGGCTCAAAGTCGGGATCGGACGGGAACGGCAGCATCAGCGTCGATGGATTATCTGAGCTGGCGCCGTACGTGGTCGATAGCGACGTGTACATGGCCGTGTAACGCGTCAAATGACCGCGCGGATAACCGGCGTGAAGCTCCAACACTGCCAGCTCGGTTTGCGAGCGGGCAAAGCCAATATCTAATTGGGCCATTTTCACCACCGTGGCCATGCCGCCGACCGCGATGAGCGGCGTGGCCACCCAGGCCCATTCCACGTGACCCAGGCTGCGGAACAGCAGCCAGTTGAGCGGCACCAAAACCAGCAAATACAAAGCCAGCACGCGAAGCACGAAATCCGCCTTGGGGATGACAATTCCCGCGGCTTGGCGCAGCGAATCGCGGGCGGCATTGGCCGGCGCGCTGTCGTCGTTCCAGCCGGCCGCTCCCGGGCCGCCCAAGGTCGCCGGCGGCGCGGCGAACCCGGTTTCGCCATTCCAATCGCGACTGAAGAATCGCAGCCCGGTGACCAACAGCGGATCGTGGTACCGCCCCGGTTGGTCGGCCCAGTCCACGCTCACGGGCTCGAACTCCGCAGGGCGAGAAAACACCCGTGGCGGCCGGCGCAGCAGGCAGCCGTTCAGAAAACCGTCGAAGCTGGGCCAATTCCACAAATCGCGCTGCGTGAGTTGAAACGCCGTCACCACTATCCGTCCGCGCCCCACTTGCCGCTCCACCACTAACGGCATGTTTTGATCACCGCCCGAACTCACTAGCACTTTTGCGTCCGATTGCGGCAGCAAATGGACCCCACTCCACGCAGCGGCCGGCTCCAGCGGCTGGCCCGGCTCGTTTCTGACGGGCAAAGTCCACGCCTTGTTCAGCGGCTTGAGCATGTCGGCGGTGATCGAAAGCGGTTCGCCCGGCAGCGCGGGCAAGTAGGAGCCAAGAAACGCTTTTTCGCGCAGTTGATCCAGGCTTTTCGGGCCGCTGATAATTAATTGGCCGCCCCAGTGGAGCCAATCGACCAGAGCTTGTTGCTGTTCCGGCGAAAGCAAGCTCGGATCGACATCATCCCAAATCAGATAGGCAATGCTGGTCCACGCCAGCACGTTTGACGGGAGCGGCAACGGTTTTTCCAGCGGCGGCGTGATCACCTGGTAATAGTGCAGACTGGTGTCGATATCGCTTTGGCTAGATGCATGCGGAGCGCGGACGCTGTCGAATCGCTCCAATTGCTGGTAACGAAGCGGCTGCTCCGCCAACACCACGAGATTGTATTGATCGGGGTGCATCAGTGTCAGCGGTTCCGGGCCTGGTGTGGCGGCAACGGCGCCGCCCCGGTTGCGAAGTTCCGTGGCCAGCCACGATTTGGTGCTATTGCCCGGCACAAAGAACAGCATTTCGAAAAACTTGGCTTGCCCCTTAGGAAGCGCCGCGGGCCGGGTAATCGCCAAGCGAATGGGCTCATGCTCCAACTCGGTGGGTGGACCGGCGGCTTCGGTGCGAGCGTCGGCATACAGCGTGCCGTTGAAATCAAAGTTGTTCGCCTTCATTTCCTCGACCGCGGCGGTCCAATGGCCGGGCTTCACCAGCCGGCGGTGGAGATCGTTCTCGCCCGTTTTTTGCGGAATGATGGTGAGCTTCACGGCATCGAAATCGGGCTTGGGCTTTTCTTTTTCTTTGGGTGCCGCTTCAATCCGATCTTTGCCCGTCTCGGTTGGACTCTGTGACTCCGCAGAACAGCCGTGGCAACCCGGCAGCGCCAACAGGCCTGCCAGACAGAACAATAGCGGTTTGCAAACCAAGATGTGGCCGGCGGATGGAACGGTGCGGGCGTTTGCTTCCATAATTTGAGTTTATCTTGGCCAGCACGCGGAAGAAAGCAGAAGAGGTCAGCCAAAGCGACGAGAAAACGCAGCCGGAAATCGATCCATTCGCCGGCCCCGTGGCAGTGGTCAAGCCATGCAAATCCTACACCACGCAAACCGCGGGGCTTTACTCAGAAAACTTAATTTGCCCGGCCCCTTTGGCGTTAGTTTTGATGCGGGCCAGTTTGTTGTTGACGGTCATGTAGAGCGTCGAGCCGTCGTCTCCCCAGGCGCAGTTGGAAACCGGATCGCCGGTGTCGGGATTGA
The sequence above is drawn from the Pirellulales bacterium genome and encodes:
- a CDS encoding clan AA aspartic protease, producing MGAIHVTVAVCNPAEPERRWEGLFLVDTSATDCVVPANRLREIGILPSGKRTYELGDGSEVVLDIGVGRVEFMGDMVGATIIFGKDNIEPILGVTALESVGIEIDPKNQRLKRLPAVRLK
- a CDS encoding GIY-YIG nuclease family protein, which gives rise to MKSSSRNGQRVVDPKLDRVSRIKPKRHSKNGFGKGALIKGMTKRLPHEILENPLFQVGLKSIMRGYAGIYALYRGKKLYYVGLTKNLLGRIRWHLKDRHAQKWDSFVIFRIKRVNYLKDVETLLTNLISTPGNRVKGKLPRDADINRMLRIILREETAEIRKIEKALR
- a CDS encoding type II toxin-antitoxin system RelE/ParE family toxin, translated to MPKKHRVEITVTAERDLYEIRDYIALDKPVAAQRWLLRIAKQIRSLKTMPLRHEVIPEAQEIGIEYRHMLLGPYRTIYRVEKERVIVVRVIHGARLLDPSFLFGSENT
- a CDS encoding ABC transporter ATP-binding protein, producing MIELINFTKRYGDFTAVECLNLRIGAGELFGFIGPNGAGKSTTIRFLATLLKATHGDGVVAGHSVTRDPLAVRRVVGYMPDNFGVYDGMKVWEFLDFFAVAYQIPRSKRKQVIGDVLELLDLTGKRDDFVNGLSRGMKQRLCLAKTLVHDPPVLILDEPSSGLDPRARLEFKALLKELQRMGKTILISSHILSELADCCTNIGIIERGQLLLNGPIDEVYRRIHRNRLIEIKFLDGGLEAGLSIIRSLPETRGVQIDDHRVTVELEADDARVANLLEELTRQGVSIRSFNDKDPTLEDVFMLVTKGLVT
- a CDS encoding type II toxin-antitoxin system Phd/YefM family antitoxin produces the protein MSTARSKNVKTVAEFQRQPMEIVKQVRKTKQPVTITMQGKPGVVVVDAATYQQRIQAANLANLLEAGEQDVRAGRLRPADQVLKELGRAKKTSR